The proteins below come from a single Mya arenaria isolate MELC-2E11 chromosome 6, ASM2691426v1 genomic window:
- the LOC128237194 gene encoding uncharacterized protein LOC128237194 → MEEWGGSSTPLWATTNVTIVTINSTPATDVLVSGCFTNFNTIACLRGSLLSFLAVLTGVLCVLKVIKLHRAQHQNWHQYFIFYCASLECAIAAVHFTLNMYVQMDFALQWLKLAQFLVMCHFYWVLATRALRREMWSKRFLIPFLAVACLYFTTVATLGIVEITNTFSECFQPYWLMMSSAEFLIVQLFCVAGFYITRRLNEISTLDSLRRAQKRDLWCIVIVFEISALIGMLYDLVLRVIRNQAEGCSAIFNHGQTLFTIIFFFFMVAKLLAPIWVMLLVFQPTPQVIVENDDLVPALTDDGNSAFSGSDEQYRQLYHPTENYRTLTYDTPTSRSPVSHYTPASPVGSVNTVVNGTPGTQSRPGVTHLTSIREELHSKSSSPHSQGRSGKSVGIVNPMLHQSQPRESVGGVVNKGLIDDEGFVKNGSTSNAVAGNQANQLNQPIRNGDKAQPLIETQGGGAIVEGNPSNVAIASENRGDGPRFTIESADEDSDSSPPKAKFLI, encoded by the exons ATGGAAGAGTGGGGTGGGTCCAGTACCCCTCTTTGGGCGACAACCAATGTGACGATCGTCACTATCAACAGCACCCCGGCAACTGATGTCCTGGTTAGCGGATGCTTTACAAACTTCAACACTATAGCTTGTTTGAG gGGTTCGCTGCTGTCATTCTTGGCGGTGCTGACAGGGGTGTTATGTGTCCTGAAGGTGATCAAACTTCACCGTGCCCAGCACCAGAACTGGCATCAGTACTTCATCTTTTACTGTGCCTCCCTCGAGTGCGCCATCGC GGCCGTGCACTTCacattaaacatgtatgtacagaTGGACTTTGCACTGCAGTGGTTGAAGCTGGCCCAGTTCCTTGTTATGTGTCACTTTTACTGGGTGCTGGCCACCCGGGCTCTTCGCAGGGAAATGTGGTCAAAAAG GTTTTTAATCCCGTTCCTTGCAGTAGCTTGTTTATACTTTACCACTGTGGCAACACTCGGCATTGTGGAAATCACTAACACATTCTCTGAGTGCTTTC AGCCCTATTGGTTGATGATGTCATCAGCAGAGTTTCTGATAGTACAGCTGTTCTGCGTGGCGGGATTCTACATTACCCGACGTCTTAACGAGATTTCTACTCTTGACTCATTACGTAGAGCACAGAAACGGGACCTCTGGTG TATTGTGATCGTGTTTGAGATATCCGCCCTCATAGGAATGCTGTATGATTTGGTGTTGAGAGTCA TACGGAACCAAGCTGAAGGCTGCAGCGCAATATTT AACCATGGCCAGACTTTGTTTACCATTATATTCTTCTTTTTCATG GTAGCAAAGTTGCTGGCCCCTATCTGGGTGATGTTGTTGGTGTTCCAGCCGACACCACAGGTTATTGTGGAGAATGATGACCTTGTTCCTGCGCTCACAGATGATGGG AACTCAGCGTTCAGTGGTTCTGACGAGCAGTATCGACAACTGTATCACCCGACGGAGAACTACCGTACGCTGACGTATGACACACCCACCTCTCGTTCTCCAGTATCCCATTACACTCCGGCCAGTCCTGTGGGCAGTGTCAACACTGTTGTGAATGGGACCCCGGGGACACAGTCCAGGCCTGGCGTCACTCATCTGACCTCTATACGTGAAGAGCTGCACTCCAAATCATCCAGCCCACATTCACAAGGAAGATCGGGAAAAAGTGTCGGCATTGTCAATCCAATGCTACATCAGTCACAGCCTAGGGAAAGTGTAGGTGGAGTGGTGAATAAAGGATTAATTGATGATGAAGGTTTTGTTAAAAACGGGTCAACTAGTAATGCTGTGGCTGGGAACCAGGCAAATCAATTAAACCAACCAATCAGGAATGGGGACAAGGCCCAGCCACTAATAGAAACTCAAGGGGGAGGGGCTATAGTTGAGGGAAATCCATCTAATGTTGCTATAGCATCTGAGAACAGAGGGGATGGTCCGAGATTTACAATAGAAAGTGCGGATGAAGATTCTGACTCCTCGCCTCCAAAGGCAAAGTTCCTTATTTGA